One Halobaculum marinum genomic window carries:
- a CDS encoding IclR family transcriptional regulator → MGEYPVGASHTTARVVDALLEVDDAGVSELARELGLSKGTVHNHLQTLERLGVVRASDGRYRLGLALLDAGMTVRDRRSLYRSAREFVTELAETTGESAVLAVAEGDDAVYVDVRRPERNHYRFRAGSRVPLHTTAPGKVLLAHRSADEIDRYATAVDATPTDRTFDGSRALRKELRSVEDRGLAFDRGEFSSDMRGVAAPITAGGTAVGALGVQGPNERFSGKRLDEDLPGLVLSTAKQAGLALDQ, encoded by the coding sequence ATGGGCGAGTACCCAGTCGGCGCCAGCCACACCACCGCACGAGTCGTCGACGCGCTGCTCGAGGTTGACGACGCCGGCGTGTCCGAGTTAGCCCGCGAGCTCGGGCTCTCGAAGGGAACTGTCCACAATCACCTGCAGACGTTGGAGCGACTCGGCGTCGTCCGCGCGAGTGACGGTCGCTATCGGCTCGGACTGGCACTGCTTGACGCCGGCATGACCGTTCGCGACCGGCGGTCGCTGTACCGGAGCGCTCGCGAGTTCGTCACCGAACTCGCCGAGACGACCGGGGAGTCCGCCGTCCTCGCTGTCGCGGAGGGCGACGACGCGGTGTACGTCGACGTCCGCCGACCCGAGCGCAACCACTACCGCTTCCGGGCCGGCAGTCGCGTCCCACTCCACACGACCGCGCCGGGGAAGGTGTTACTCGCGCACCGATCGGCCGACGAGATCGATCGGTACGCGACCGCGGTGGACGCGACGCCCACCGACCGCACGTTCGACGGCAGCCGCGCCCTACGGAAGGAGCTCCGATCGGTCGAGGACCGCGGACTCGCATTCGACCGCGGGGAGTTCAGCTCCGACATGCGCGGCGTCGCGGCGCCCATCACCGCCGGTGGGACTGCCGTCGGCGCCCTCGGCGTCCAGGGACCAAACGAACGATTCTCGGGGAAGCGGCTCGACGAGGACCTCCCCGGGTTGGTGTTGAGCACGGCGAAGCAGGCCGGGCTCGCACTCGATCAGTAG
- a CDS encoding extracellular solute-binding protein, whose protein sequence is MSKRTNTTGRRRVLKGAGLAGLAGLAGCIGTGDPAPSDGGTETSGNGGSDGGGSSTTSSGPAMAQSAEVWGWDVAAKSLDLIDDPYESEHGGDITITQIGRADMKDKFKSTLLSGSGAPGAAMMESVDAASWVDTGGLRDISDWLAEAGIKEEFVPGKWGPLEKDGGTYALPWDIGPVGTFYRRDVMEEHGIDPTSVETWDQYIEEGKKLPDGQYLLNLPSNDYDGLWRMMFRQLGGQPFTSNGAVNINSDKSLQVARILKRLRDSGVANDLASWSSAWFTAFGEGTTASLTAGAWIEGTLKAELGDTAGQWGAIKPPAIESGGSRATNWGGSNVTIAKQVDDETARRAWDYMAYTLGSKEHQLTMYKEYGIFPALESAYESEAFDQGSEFLDGQEAGRMFAEIAPEIAPYRYTVDTPEVTKAINTHFRDMMTGNKTPKEAIDAAATQVADRTGRDLA, encoded by the coding sequence ATGTCAAAGCGTACCAACACAACTGGGCGGCGACGTGTGCTGAAGGGAGCGGGCCTGGCGGGCCTGGCGGGCCTGGCCGGGTGTATCGGGACGGGCGACCCTGCACCGTCGGACGGTGGCACCGAGACGAGTGGCAACGGCGGGAGCGACGGCGGCGGCAGTTCGACCACGTCGAGCGGACCGGCGATGGCGCAGTCCGCAGAGGTGTGGGGCTGGGACGTCGCTGCGAAGTCGCTGGACCTGATCGACGACCCCTACGAATCCGAACACGGTGGCGACATCACGATCACCCAGATCGGTCGCGCCGACATGAAGGACAAGTTCAAATCGACGCTCCTGTCGGGCTCGGGGGCACCGGGCGCGGCGATGATGGAGAGCGTCGACGCCGCCTCGTGGGTCGACACGGGCGGCCTGCGCGACATCTCTGACTGGCTCGCGGAGGCCGGCATCAAAGAGGAGTTCGTCCCCGGCAAGTGGGGCCCCCTCGAGAAGGACGGCGGCACCTACGCGCTCCCGTGGGACATCGGCCCCGTCGGGACGTTCTACCGCCGCGACGTGATGGAAGAGCACGGCATCGACCCCACGAGCGTCGAGACGTGGGACCAGTACATCGAGGAGGGGAAGAAGCTCCCCGACGGACAGTACCTCCTCAACCTCCCGTCCAACGACTACGACGGTCTGTGGCGGATGATGTTCCGCCAGCTCGGCGGCCAGCCGTTCACCAGCAACGGCGCGGTGAACATCAACTCCGACAAGAGTCTGCAGGTGGCGCGCATCCTCAAGCGCCTGCGTGACTCGGGCGTGGCGAACGACCTCGCCTCGTGGTCGTCGGCGTGGTTCACCGCCTTCGGCGAGGGAACCACTGCCAGCCTGACCGCGGGTGCGTGGATCGAGGGCACCCTCAAGGCCGAGCTCGGTGACACGGCCGGCCAGTGGGGCGCCATCAAGCCGCCGGCGATCGAGTCTGGCGGCTCGCGCGCGACGAACTGGGGCGGCTCGAACGTCACCATCGCGAAGCAGGTCGACGACGAGACGGCCCGTCGCGCGTGGGACTACATGGCCTACACGTTGGGCAGCAAGGAGCACCAGCTTACCATGTACAAGGAGTACGGGATCTTCCCGGCGCTGGAGTCCGCCTACGAGTCTGAGGCGTTCGACCAGGGGAGCGAGTTCCTCGACGGCCAGGAGGCCGGTCGGATGTTCGCCGAGATCGCCCCCGAGATCGCACCGTACCGCTACACGGTCGACACGCCGGAGGTCACGAAGGCGATCAACACCCACTTCCGCGACATGATGACGGGCAACAAGACCCCCAAGGAAGCGATCGACGCGGCGGCCACGCAGGTCGCCGACCGGACGGGTCGCGACCTCGCCTGA
- a CDS encoding carbohydrate ABC transporter permease — translation MAAPTSNEPLSDATVRDRARFFRQALSRRLPSLGESGVGYLFLLPTFLLFSLFLGFPILYTFYLSFFRFQGVSDETLLWIDLPGFEFQLTRIAELQFVGLQNYTAMFTDTLFLQASFNTLFILLVQVPLMVGLALLFAVALNASFVKFRGVFRTVLALPVSANLVAYSTVFLLLMQETGLVNYVLTGVGLPAIPWLSSSFWSRMTIVGAVTWRWTGYNMIILLAGLQNIPQQLYEAAEIDGASRIDKFRYVTVPQLRPVLLFVFVTSTIGTFKLFSEPVIINSGGAPLDSTITIVQYIYQTAFIDFRLGYASALTYVLIFVVSLLSAAQLRVGGSDDA, via the coding sequence ATGGCCGCACCAACTTCCAACGAGCCGCTGTCGGACGCCACTGTCCGCGACCGGGCTCGGTTCTTTCGACAGGCGCTGAGCCGTCGGCTTCCGAGCCTCGGCGAGAGCGGCGTCGGCTACCTGTTCCTCCTGCCGACGTTCCTGTTGTTCTCGCTGTTCCTCGGGTTCCCGATCCTGTACACGTTCTACCTCTCGTTCTTCCGGTTCCAGGGCGTGAGCGACGAGACGCTGCTGTGGATCGATCTGCCGGGCTTCGAGTTCCAGTTGACCCGCATCGCGGAGCTCCAGTTCGTCGGGCTCCAAAACTACACGGCGATGTTCACCGACACGCTGTTCCTGCAGGCGTCGTTCAACACGCTGTTCATCCTGCTGGTGCAGGTGCCGCTGATGGTGGGGTTGGCGCTGCTGTTCGCGGTGGCGCTCAACGCCTCGTTCGTCAAGTTCCGCGGCGTGTTCCGTACCGTGCTCGCGCTGCCGGTGTCGGCGAACCTCGTCGCCTACTCGACGGTGTTCCTCCTGTTGATGCAGGAGACGGGCCTGGTGAACTACGTGCTCACGGGCGTCGGCCTGCCGGCGATCCCGTGGCTCAGTAGTTCGTTCTGGTCACGGATGACCATCGTCGGCGCCGTCACCTGGCGGTGGACCGGCTACAACATGATCATCCTGCTGGCGGGGCTGCAGAACATCCCCCAACAGCTGTACGAGGCCGCCGAGATCGACGGCGCCAGCCGGATCGACAAGTTCCGGTACGTGACGGTGCCGCAGCTGCGGCCCGTCCTGCTGTTCGTGTTCGTCACCTCGACGATCGGGACGTTCAAACTGTTCAGCGAGCCCGTGATCATCAACAGCGGTGGCGCACCGCTGGACTCGACGATCACCATCGTGCAGTACATCTACCAGACGGCGTTCATCGACTTCCGGCTGGGCTACGCGAGCGCGTTGACGTACGTGCTCATCTTCGTGGTCAGCCTGCTGTCGGCGGCGCAACTGCGCGTCGGAGGGTCCGACGATGCGTGA
- a CDS encoding carbohydrate ABC transporter permease, translated as MREETRREAVWQFLTYAFILMGATVTMVPLYWIAVASTLKESEFLSSTAPRLLPGDSFLANFESLQARQNVQFVGHPGEMTQYIDVGPFYFAYDFWHLWDMGAMESSIFVAVVYTALSLLLCSMAGFAFAKYEFRFKKPIFYAILATLILPIQLLVIPLFLLMSQLGMTNNYWAIILPWAANPLGIFLMRQNMRSIPDALLESARMDGATEFQLYYKIALPTMKSSLAALAIILFLFQWNLFLFPLVILDQGKYTIPVAINQLVGAQRVYYDQIMVAAALSVIPVFLLFLFLQKQFVSGILAGAVKE; from the coding sequence ATGCGTGAGGAGACGCGCCGCGAGGCGGTGTGGCAGTTCCTCACCTACGCGTTCATCCTCATGGGCGCCACCGTGACGATGGTGCCGCTGTACTGGATCGCGGTCGCGTCGACGCTGAAGGAGTCGGAGTTCCTCTCGTCGACGGCGCCGCGCCTGCTGCCGGGCGACAGTTTCCTCGCGAACTTCGAGTCGCTGCAAGCCCGCCAGAACGTCCAGTTCGTCGGCCACCCCGGCGAGATGACCCAGTACATCGACGTGGGTCCGTTCTACTTCGCGTACGACTTCTGGCACCTGTGGGACATGGGGGCGATGGAGAGCAGTATCTTCGTCGCGGTCGTGTACACGGCGCTGTCGCTGCTGCTGTGTTCGATGGCCGGCTTCGCGTTCGCGAAGTACGAGTTCCGGTTCAAGAAGCCCATCTTCTACGCCATCCTCGCGACGCTGATCTTGCCGATCCAACTGCTCGTCATCCCGCTGTTCCTCCTCATGAGCCAGCTCGGGATGACGAACAACTACTGGGCGATCATCCTCCCGTGGGCGGCGAACCCGCTCGGTATCTTCCTGATGCGCCAGAACATGCGGTCGATCCCCGACGCGCTGTTGGAGTCGGCCCGGATGGACGGCGCCACGGAGTTCCAACTGTACTACAAGATCGCGCTGCCGACGATGAAGTCGTCGTTGGCGGCGCTGGCGATCATCCTGTTCCTCTTCCAGTGGAACCTGTTCTTGTTCCCGCTGGTCATCCTCGACCAGGGCAAGTACACGATCCCGGTCGCCATCAACCAACTCGTCGGCGCACAGCGCGTCTACTACGACCAGATCATGGTCGCAGCGGCCCTCTCGGTGATCCCGGTGTTCCTGCTGTTCCTGTTCTTACAGAAGCAGTTCGTCAGCGGGATCCTCGCAGGGGCCGTCAAGGAGTGA